One window of Trifolium pratense cultivar HEN17-A07 linkage group LG5, ARS_RC_1.1, whole genome shotgun sequence genomic DNA carries:
- the LOC123884913 gene encoding uncharacterized protein LOC123884913, translating into MRSKQIGWTRQKVLHIMVATSNLGYCIYFTSTVFATCNGWYCWYGVCGFILMASPKVVFLAAFLLLLSFWVDLCHQENEEELDDEEDNVENRTQQALLEGIMREQHGSGRMKSHRRCCSIQGIHIGSRQKYVIMIMVLTFVVMMAFAILICVGNDKNPIDPSIVARVYETFLAIMILILAGALGCYGLLLFFKLRKVRSENASSEMWKVISLAIISIIFFHRVH; encoded by the exons GTTCTTCATATCATGGTTGCCACTTCCAACTTGG GGTACTGTATCTATTTTACAAGTACTGTTTTTGCAACTTGCAATGGATGGTATTGCTGGTACGGTGTTTGCGGCTTTATTCTTATGG CCTCTCCCAAAGTCGTGTTTTTAGCAGCGTTTCTACTTCTGCTATCGTTCTG GGTCGACCTTTGCCATCAggaaaatgaagaagaattGGACGATGAGGAGGATAATGTCGAGAATAGGACACAACAGGCCTTGTTGGAAGGTATCATGAGGGAACAACATGGTTCAGGTCGCATGAAAAGCCACCGGAGATGCTGTTCAATCCAAGGCATTCATATTGGTAGCCGACAAAAATATGTCATAATG ATTATGGTTCTAACCTTTGTTGTGATGATGGCGTTTGCCATACTGATCTGCGTTGGAAATGACAAAAATCCAATCGATCCATCAATTGTTGCTCGG GTATATGAAACATTTCTCGCAATAATGATACTTATATTGGCTGGAGCATTAGGCTGCTACG GTCTCCTTCTATTCTTCAAATTACGGAAAGTACGATCAGAGAATGCTTCATCAGAAATGTGGAAG GTTATCAGTTTAGCTATTatttctattatattttttcatcgAGTGCATTAG